The Nitrospira sp. genome window below encodes:
- a CDS encoding excisionase family DNA-binding protein, whose protein sequence is MDKLLLRVDEAAEYLSVSRWTIYRWVEEGKLRGAKIGKGSLRIFNESVQCLIQKSAVLSDGTLSGSIRARTP, encoded by the coding sequence ATGGACAAATTGCTGTTGCGTGTGGACGAGGCGGCAGAATATTTGAGTGTAAGCCGATGGACGATCTACCGATGGGTGGAAGAGGGCAAGTTGCGGGGCGCCAAGATCGGGAAGGGCAGTTTGCGCATTTTTAATGAGTCGGTTCAATGCTTGATTCAGAAGTCTGCGGTTCTCAGCGACGGCACGTTGTCTGGCTCCATCCGTGCCCGCACGCCTTGA
- a CDS encoding TonB-dependent receptor plug domain-containing protein: MSELARISRWGYGIAVGIFVICAATGNDVFAQGTSSSDPSASAREKELRDQLKDILQELEELQQKKESGKPEGERPTIIKEDTEPASEEAATEAASAKPDFDLADMSIVSKRQQNRPEGLSLSATVPSETESQPTRTMKESMESLPGIVLRQANGPRDFSMMIRGQGAKTTFAIRDIKVYEDGISQTQSDGLSRLDMQDPWFMRSVEVIRGASSSLYDNYALGGMVHFRTRRGSDIHGLETFLSGGSFGFQKYGLAFGQATDRFDIAMFGSQMAADGFIQHSNYNTQTLNFNIRYKLDDRQNFYFKAITNWLNTKVPTRLTQGQFFADERQAGGAQTPCTPGTYNPGCANAILLDQSRVDTRTIIGGIYERQIDANTVLTVEADYDLKDIQQSFSQIIENTNPNYKSYADLRHDGRLGAMPLKSYVGFFVNYMDQKGNTFQNLADGFGTKGTLLQNTRGSIFNIGGRFREELEFYQNWTFAVGLGFEQSTISVDATNYNPTTALVDTRASINRSYLNWAPEGALIWKPSVDYRNWIRASTGYGIPQFNNLLRDPVTGLPGSNFDLRPQKNLNLELGTEMRLHPTLLVHLVGFYTFFRDEIITQVISGNNTASVNAPSSRYRGVELFAEWRPVSGLRVSGAYTHINTEYINFSDRTASGFIVRDGNQVPNVPTDTLNGKLEYYHAPTGWGAWVEGNYSNSYFLNNSNTFGFPSYVTGNINVHKNIELSKSSWFRFAKLFVQVDNIADTTYAASGQVITGETHAQAAGRQAFYAGYGRAIYGGVTLGLF; the protein is encoded by the coding sequence ATGTCCGAATTGGCACGTATTTCTCGATGGGGTTATGGGATTGCTGTAGGTATCTTCGTGATCTGTGCGGCCACCGGCAACGACGTTTTCGCGCAAGGAACGTCTTCTTCAGATCCATCTGCGTCGGCGCGCGAGAAAGAGCTGCGCGATCAACTTAAGGATATTCTTCAGGAACTTGAGGAATTGCAGCAGAAGAAGGAGAGCGGCAAGCCTGAAGGAGAACGTCCAACGATTATTAAGGAGGACACGGAGCCTGCCTCAGAGGAGGCTGCGACCGAAGCCGCATCTGCGAAACCGGATTTCGATCTCGCTGACATGAGCATCGTCAGCAAGCGTCAACAGAATCGGCCTGAAGGGTTGTCGCTTTCGGCAACGGTCCCTTCCGAAACGGAATCCCAGCCGACCAGAACCATGAAAGAATCCATGGAATCGCTTCCCGGTATCGTCTTGCGACAGGCCAATGGGCCTCGAGATTTCAGCATGATGATCCGAGGACAAGGCGCCAAGACCACCTTTGCGATTCGGGATATCAAGGTGTACGAAGACGGAATCTCTCAGACCCAGTCCGACGGCCTTTCACGCCTGGATATGCAAGATCCCTGGTTCATGCGCAGCGTTGAAGTCATTCGCGGGGCATCCTCTTCCTTGTACGACAACTACGCATTGGGTGGAATGGTTCACTTCCGAACGAGACGAGGGAGCGACATTCACGGGCTGGAAACATTCTTATCGGGAGGATCCTTTGGCTTCCAGAAGTACGGCCTCGCCTTCGGCCAGGCAACGGACCGGTTCGATATCGCGATGTTCGGCAGTCAGATGGCGGCAGATGGATTTATCCAACACAGCAACTACAACACGCAAACCCTTAATTTCAATATTCGGTACAAACTGGATGACCGGCAGAATTTCTACTTCAAAGCGATCACCAACTGGCTCAATACCAAAGTGCCCACCAGACTCACACAGGGACAGTTCTTTGCTGATGAACGGCAGGCCGGTGGCGCGCAGACGCCTTGTACGCCCGGCACCTACAACCCCGGTTGCGCCAATGCGATTCTGCTCGATCAAAGCCGCGTCGATACCAGAACGATTATCGGAGGGATCTACGAACGTCAGATCGATGCAAACACTGTCTTGACGGTGGAAGCAGACTACGACCTCAAAGACATCCAGCAATCATTTTCGCAGATTATCGAGAACACGAATCCCAACTACAAGAGCTATGCCGACTTGCGACACGACGGCCGACTGGGAGCCATGCCCTTGAAGAGCTATGTCGGTTTCTTTGTCAATTACATGGATCAGAAGGGCAACACCTTCCAGAATCTTGCGGATGGCTTTGGAACGAAAGGGACGTTGCTGCAGAACACCCGTGGATCTATTTTCAACATCGGCGGTCGGTTTCGTGAGGAATTGGAATTCTATCAGAACTGGACTTTCGCGGTCGGCCTCGGCTTTGAACAATCGACTATCAGCGTGGATGCCACGAACTATAATCCAACCACTGCTTTGGTAGACACGCGCGCCAGCATCAATCGGTCCTATCTAAACTGGGCGCCGGAAGGAGCGCTGATTTGGAAACCATCGGTAGACTATCGCAATTGGATCCGGGCCTCGACTGGGTATGGGATTCCGCAGTTCAACAATCTCTTGCGAGATCCTGTCACGGGACTTCCCGGGAGCAATTTCGACCTGAGACCCCAAAAGAATCTCAACCTTGAACTCGGGACGGAGATGAGGCTGCATCCGACCTTGCTCGTCCACCTCGTCGGATTTTATACGTTCTTTCGAGACGAAATCATCACACAGGTGATTTCAGGGAATAACACCGCATCGGTCAATGCACCCTCCTCCAGGTATCGCGGTGTCGAACTCTTCGCCGAATGGCGGCCTGTCTCAGGTCTGCGGGTATCCGGCGCCTACACCCACATCAATACGGAGTACATCAATTTTTCCGATCGGACAGCTTCCGGATTCATTGTGCGTGACGGCAACCAAGTGCCGAATGTGCCGACCGACACTCTAAACGGGAAGCTGGAGTACTATCATGCGCCGACCGGATGGGGTGCCTGGGTCGAAGGGAATTACTCCAATAGCTATTTCTTGAACAACAGTAATACGTTCGGATTTCCTTCCTATGTGACCGGGAACATCAATGTGCACAAGAATATCGAACTGTCGAAATCCTCCTGGTTCCGATTCGCCAAGCTGTTCGTTCAAGTCGACAACATCGCAGACACGACATATGCCGCCTCCGGACAAGTGATCACCGGCGAAACACATGCCCAAGCTGCGGGGCGACAGGCGTTCTATGCCGGCTACGGGCGAGCTATTTATGGAGGGGTGACGTTAGGACTCTTTTAG